GATTTTGTCTCCGGTCTCTTCGTTGCCACAACCCACGACTATCTTCTCTTCTTTACCAACAAGGGAAAAGCCTATTGGCAGAAGGTCTACGAAATCCCAGAGGGAAGTTTTGCTTCAAAGGGAAGACCAATTGTTAACCTTTTAGATTTAGAAAAAGAGGAAAGGATTGCTTCCTATCTGGCGGTTAGAGACTTTAAGGAGAAGGGGTATATCTTTATGGTGACGAAGAAGGGGAAAGTGAAAAAATGCGCCCTCTCCCTTTTTGCCAATCCGCGAAAGAAGGGCATCTTGGCGATTAGCATTGATAAAAACGACGAATTGAAAGATACTTTTTTAACCACGGGTAAGGATGAGATATTTTTAATTACCAAAAAGGGGAGGGGAATTAGATTTAAGGAATCAGAAGTTCGGGAGATGGGTCGCCCGGCGAGCGGCGTTTTGGGGATAAGACTCGCCAAGGATGACGAAGTGATTGATGGGACAATTGGGAAAAAGGATGGGAAGTTGTTAATTGCTACCGAGAAGGGATTTGGTAAAATTACCCCTTACCGCCTCTTCCCGCTGAGAAAAAGGGGAGGCAAAGGGGTAATTGCGGCAAAGATTTCGGAAAAGAGTGGAAATTTATTAAGGGCATTGGATGTGAAAGAAGAGGATGATATCATTCTTATCACTAAGCTGGGGCAGGTGATGAGGATGAGGGTGAAAGAGATTAAAGAATGTGGACGCGCCGCGGTGGGCGTGAAACTGATCGCTTTGAAGGAGGAGGATACTTTAACCGATTGCGCCCGAATAGAAAAGGAGGAGTAGATGAATGGGGCTGATCTTTTGGGTATCTTAGTCATTCTCTTCTTTGCTATTTTACAAGCATTTCGGGGAAGAAATGGTTTTGGGAAGCCATTCCTGGAAATGTTGGGTGTAATTATCACTGCGGCAATCTCCGTCTCTTGGTATCCAGGTTTGGCGCGGGCGGTTGGTCTTCCCGAAAGTTCTACCCTTTTAATTCTCTTTTTGGTGATTGGCTTTATCTTCTTCATCGGTGCCAATGTCTTAGCAAATTTTGCGGACATCTCATCGGAATCTTGGGATTCCCTTCTCAGTTTCTTCTTGGGGATCGGCTTGGGTTGGGCGGTCTGCCATATCTTATTTCGGTTTTTGCTTTTAATCTACGGCAGGAATTCAAATTTTGGTTATGCGGTAGAGGATTCCTGGGTGGCGAAGGAAGTTTTAGAATTTCGTTCCTTTAAGGCATTAGTTTCCCTTCTCTATCGGGCAAGACTCGGACCAGAACTGGAAGAGTAAATTTTAACTAAGTGCTATTTTTCCCCCTTCCCCAATTTAAGATAGTGAGGATCAATTCGTCATAAGAAATTCCTGCTACCGCTGCTTCCTGAGGTAAATCAGATAGTTCGGTCAAACCGGGCAGGGTATTGATCTCCAGAAAAAATGGTCTCTCCCCCTGGATTACTAAATCCAATCGGGAATAACACCGGCAACCGATTGCCTTATGGGCTAAAAGGGATAAGTTTTGAATCTTCTTTGTTAAATCCTCGGAAATCCTTGCCGGGCAGATAAATTCGGTTTCCCCTTTGGTATATTTTGCCTTGTAGTCATAAAATTCCCGCCTTTTCGGTACAAGTTCTAAAATGGGCAATGGCCTATCCGCCAGAATTCCACAAGTGGCGATCCTTCCCGGAATATATTCTTCCAAAAAGATACTTCCGAACTCCTCTTTAGCGGAGAGAACCGCGGGCAGGACCTCTTCTTTTTCTCTTAAAATCTTCACCCCGATTGAAGAACCTTCGGAGCGGGGTTTTAAGACTACCGGTAGTCCCAATTTTTCTATCGCCAATTGGACATCTTCTTCTCTCTCAATTAGAAAAAACTCGGGCGTGGGGATTGAATAGTAGGAAAATACTATCTTCGTCAGAATTTTATCCATCCCAACCGCCGAGGCAACAACTCCACTTCCGGTATAAGGAATTCCTAAAAGTTCTAAAAACCCTTGGATTGTTCCATCCTCTCCCGGTTTGCCGTGGAGACAGATAAAAGCCAGATCAATTTTCGCTTCCCCAATCTGTTGGGCAAAGTTTCGGTTTAAGTCAAGGAGGAGACATTCGTAACCCTGCCTCCTTAAAGATTCGTAGACCTTCTTCCCAGTTAAAAGCGAAATCTCCCTTTCCCTTGACCAACCACCGCAGAGAACGCCAACCCGCATTCAGGGTTCAAACCGAATTACCTGGCAGGTGAGTGTTCTTTCCACACCGGGGATACTTTGAATCTTATCAATCACAATTTTCCCTATGGTATTGAAGTCGGGAGCGGTTAGGGAGATGATAATATCAAATGGTCCAGAGATGGCATCAATGTGGGTAATCTCCTTAATCTTACTCAATTCTTCATAAACCACACGCGCCTTGCCCGCCGAAACGTTAATTAAAACATAAGCGGTCGCACCCATTTTAATAAATGAGGCTATCTAAAGAATCAAAGCGTACTACATTACAGGTGACCGTCTTCTCTACCCCATCAATTGTTTGTATCCGCTCGGCAATCACCGCCCCAATATAATTAATATCCGACCCGGAGACAATGGCGATTATGTCATAAGGGCCAGTCACCGCTTCCGCATATTCCACCCCGGGAATTTGCTGGATCTTTTCCACGATGCGCCTTGTCTTTCCCGCTTCACAATTGATCAAAACGAAAGCCTTTGCTTTCATAAAGTTATTATAAGTAAAAAGCGATTCCCGTCAATAGTGGATTATCTTCTTTGTCTTCCCTTTACCTTTTTGGAAATATATCCCCTTTCTCAGTTTTTGGCTCTCTATTAAGCGCCCGTCCGGTGTATAAAACTTCTCCCTACCTTCATCTTTTTGGGGTAAAAAAAATTCTTCCTCTGCTCCACTCGGTTGAAGATAAAAATTTATCTCGGTCGGTTGACCAAAAAAGACCTCACAGGTTTCGGTCTTTACTCCGTAACCGTCCTTTACCACCTGAATTGTGTAACGCCCCGGATTCAAAAGTCGGCGGAAGCGACCAGATTCCCGATCCGAAAATCTTGGTAAGATCGTCTCTGGGGGTGCATAACACTCCAAAATCCTCACTTCGGCACTTAGGGGTTCACCGGTTACCGCATCAAAAATCCTCCCGGTAATTTGGGAGGCGAGTGCTCTTCGCATTAGGTAGTAAGCACCCCTCAAATTCTTTCGGCAGATAGAATCAACCCTCTCTTCTGGTGGTCGATAACCCTTACTCACCTCAACCGTAAAGGAAAAAATCCCTAAGGCATAGTAGAACCAATTTCTCGCCAATCCTCCTTCATCGGCCCGGCCGTAAATATAAGAATAGGTTCCGGTATTTTGGTCATTAGGGATGTTAAAGGCTAAACTGCAAGCGATATTCTGAATATGAAAATAGTCCGGAGAGCGAGAATTGCCCCAAAGCCAAGGGAAATAGACATACTCTCCCCTCCGGGGGTCAATGTCCGAATGGTAGCAGACATCAATTACAAATTTCTCCCTCTGCGCCAGATCTCTTAAAGCGAAAATCTCATTTTCGGAAAAGGGGAGAGGACCCCGGTATTCCCGAGAAGAAGGCTCAGGATTTCCCCTCTCCCAGAGGAAATTGTAATTCCGATTTAAATCAACACCATCGTAGTCAAGGTTTATTATCCCGTTACTGTCGTTATCGCGCAAATTCTTACGCCATAGGGTATCAATATCCTGTTCAATTATCCAATGGCCATCCGGATTGACCATCGGCACAATCCAAATTTCTTCGGAATCAACAAATCTCTTCACCTCCGGATTTATTTCGTACTGTCCCAATAAACTCTCCGCTAAAAAAAGGCAGATTTCCGGACCGATTATCTCCGCCGCGTGGTGGTTCCCATTAAAGAGGAGGCGCGCTTCATCCTCCCGGAGATTAGGGGCGTCGGAAATTTTTAATCCCAAAAGTGGCAGACCAAGACGGGTTGAATAACCCAAAGTCTCAAGTCGGCAGAGATGGGGATAATTATGGGCAAGTCGGTTTAAATCCATTACCATCTCTTCATAGGTGTGATAACGAGAAGGAAAGGTGAAAAGAAAAAGGAAAAGATAAATCATTTC
The candidate division WOR-3 bacterium genome window above contains:
- a CDS encoding Lrp/AsnC ligand binding domain-containing protein, whose translation is MGATAYVLINVSAGKARVVYEELSKIKEITHIDAISGPFDIIISLTAPDFNTIGKIVIDKIQSIPGVERTLTCQVIRFEP
- a CDS encoding M14 family zinc carboxypeptidase → MIYLFLFLFTFPSRYHTYEEMVMDLNRLAHNYPHLCRLETLGYSTRLGLPLLGLKISDAPNLREDEARLLFNGNHHAAEIIGPEICLFLAESLLGQYEINPEVKRFVDSEEIWIVPMVNPDGHWIIEQDIDTLWRKNLRDNDSNGIINLDYDGVDLNRNYNFLWERGNPEPSSREYRGPLPFSENEIFALRDLAQREKFVIDVCYHSDIDPRRGEYVYFPWLWGNSRSPDYFHIQNIACSLAFNIPNDQNTGTYSYIYGRADEGGLARNWFYYALGIFSFTVEVSKGYRPPEERVDSICRKNLRGAYYLMRRALASQITGRIFDAVTGEPLSAEVRILECYAPPETILPRFSDRESGRFRRLLNPGRYTIQVVKDGYGVKTETCEVFFGQPTEINFYLQPSGAEEEFFLPQKDEGREKFYTPDGRLIESQKLRKGIYFQKGKGKTKKIIHY
- a CDS encoding Lrp/AsnC ligand binding domain-containing protein, producing the protein MKAKAFVLINCEAGKTRRIVEKIQQIPGVEYAEAVTGPYDIIAIVSGSDINYIGAVIAERIQTIDGVEKTVTCNVVRFDSLDSLIY
- a CDS encoding D-alanine--D-alanine ligase; this encodes MRVGVLCGGWSREREISLLTGKKVYESLRRQGYECLLLDLNRNFAQQIGEAKIDLAFICLHGKPGEDGTIQGFLELLGIPYTGSGVVASAVGMDKILTKIVFSYYSIPTPEFFLIEREEDVQLAIEKLGLPVVLKPRSEGSSIGVKILREKEEVLPAVLSAKEEFGSIFLEEYIPGRIATCGILADRPLPILELVPKRREFYDYKAKYTKGETEFICPARISEDLTKKIQNLSLLAHKAIGCRCYSRLDLVIQGERPFFLEINTLPGLTELSDLPQEAAVAGISYDELILTILNWGRGKNST